The following coding sequences lie in one Bacteroides helcogenes P 36-108 genomic window:
- a CDS encoding SusC/RagA family TonB-linked outer membrane protein, whose translation MNINRMLMLATAVASLTANAQVKLNDKNANAYDLGYGVEISNFLSTASATTITGEELQQTSATNLAQALYGRLPGLTALSQGGFSGDENKGASFNIRGYHTLNGKSILILVDGYERPIDRLSVEEVESVTVLKDAAATALLGHDGINGAILVKTKRGVEGKTHVKVDYSHKFQFDPEFADMVDGYGYANAFNHARHNDGLSAAYTEQELNLFKDGSDPYFYPNVNWRDLTFKNSAEEDHAYVSVYGGTNKVKYYTNIDYTDVRGAFKDTKQADYNTQLRQSKANIRTNLDFNITNTTLMSVNLFGMFQETKRPSDIGADDATSAIYNLPASAFPYKTSTGIWGGNEAYTDANPVAKIQESGFYKTHQRQLWVDAKLSQKLDFLLNGLSIFVSAGYANSSIYAENSHKAHQYGYERYTGIIGDKNNVSLNTFGNKETDLTFSNWNAGQWWKAKSSIGINYKHSFFDNDHFIATVVYDNSGSSTDGRGNTYYRQNIMGVFHYDFQNRYVADLVLAGNGSSRTYPSKWAFSPTLSLGWIYADNNEGLLNYGKLRASAGIQHTDYMPTYGMWLPTWDVTHGYVVIGNNYGATWGASLGAFPTTDFSQETSTSFNLGTDLRLANALDISVDAFYQLRSHIMLSASNENSSVVGIQSSYNDVGEVKSYGFEVSAKYAKKITSDLNLNLGVNLSWARNEVSKYIGTPTYPLKDPVGHRVNEAWGLKSDGFFKDEADINASYRQEYSTVSPGDIKYQDLNGDKVINEFDETSLGGATGIPELNYAFNVGVEYKGFGLNAWFQGTGNYMKYLPSAIWGGMADNGNLSVDYYNNCWDVAGNNALYPRLTTQNNSNNSQASNVWYKPVHFLKMRNIEVYYKVPATVLSKLSLTAAKVFVQGENLLSFDNVDAMDAEVLSTAYPMFKGVNIGVTLTF comes from the coding sequence ATGAATATAAATAGAATGTTGATGCTTGCGACCGCTGTTGCCTCTCTCACGGCAAATGCGCAGGTAAAACTCAACGATAAGAATGCAAATGCCTATGATTTGGGGTACGGCGTGGAAATAAGCAATTTCCTCAGCACCGCTTCTGCAACCACAATCACAGGCGAAGAATTGCAGCAAACTTCGGCAACTAATCTTGCCCAGGCTCTCTATGGACGTCTGCCAGGCCTCACGGCTTTATCGCAAGGCGGCTTCTCGGGTGACGAAAATAAGGGCGCCTCGTTTAATATTCGTGGCTATCACACGCTTAACGGTAAAAGTATTCTCATCCTCGTCGATGGCTACGAGCGTCCCATCGACCGCCTCAGTGTAGAGGAAGTGGAGAGCGTTACCGTCCTCAAGGATGCTGCCGCTACGGCACTTCTTGGTCATGATGGTATCAATGGCGCTATACTTGTGAAGACGAAGCGTGGCGTTGAAGGCAAGACACACGTCAAGGTGGACTACAGCCATAAGTTCCAGTTCGACCCTGAATTTGCAGACATGGTAGATGGTTACGGATATGCCAATGCTTTCAACCATGCCCGTCACAACGACGGACTCTCTGCCGCATACACCGAGCAGGAGCTTAACCTCTTCAAAGACGGTTCTGACCCGTACTTCTATCCTAACGTGAACTGGCGCGACCTTACTTTCAAGAACAGTGCCGAGGAAGACCATGCATACGTTTCGGTGTACGGAGGTACGAACAAGGTGAAATACTACACCAATATTGATTATACCGATGTGCGCGGTGCTTTCAAGGACACCAAGCAGGCAGACTACAATACGCAATTGCGCCAGTCGAAGGCCAATATCCGTACCAACCTCGACTTCAACATCACCAACACAACTCTCATGTCGGTGAACCTCTTCGGTATGTTCCAGGAGACCAAGCGGCCCTCCGACATCGGTGCTGATGATGCTACATCTGCTATCTACAACCTGCCGGCAAGTGCTTTTCCCTACAAGACCTCGACAGGTATCTGGGGTGGTAACGAGGCATACACTGATGCCAATCCCGTTGCCAAGATTCAGGAGTCCGGCTTCTACAAAACCCATCAGCGTCAACTGTGGGTAGATGCCAAGCTGTCTCAAAAGCTCGACTTCCTGCTCAATGGCCTAAGTATATTCGTCAGTGCCGGCTATGCCAATTCGTCGATTTACGCGGAAAATTCGCACAAGGCACATCAGTATGGCTACGAGCGTTACACCGGTATCATTGGCGACAAGAACAACGTATCTCTGAATACATTCGGTAACAAGGAGACCGACCTTACCTTCAGCAACTGGAATGCGGGCCAGTGGTGGAAAGCAAAGTCCAGCATAGGCATCAACTACAAACATTCGTTCTTCGACAACGACCACTTCATTGCTACCGTTGTTTATGACAACAGTGGTTCGAGCACTGATGGACGTGGAAATACCTACTATCGTCAGAACATCATGGGAGTCTTCCACTACGATTTTCAGAATCGCTACGTTGCCGACCTTGTGCTTGCAGGTAACGGCTCCAGCCGTACCTATCCTTCCAAGTGGGCATTTTCACCCACACTGTCGCTCGGCTGGATTTACGCTGACAACAACGAAGGTCTGCTCAACTACGGCAAGCTGCGTGCATCGGCCGGCATCCAGCATACCGACTATATGCCTACCTATGGCATGTGGCTTCCCACATGGGATGTTACGCACGGTTATGTGGTTATTGGTAACAACTACGGTGCTACATGGGGCGCATCGCTTGGCGCCTTCCCAACTACCGATTTCTCGCAGGAGACCTCTACGAGCTTCAACCTTGGTACTGACCTTCGTCTGGCCAATGCTCTTGATATCTCAGTTGATGCTTTCTACCAGCTTCGCAGCCACATCATGCTCTCTGCAAGCAATGAGAATTCATCGGTGGTTGGTATACAGTCATCCTACAACGATGTTGGTGAAGTGAAGAGTTATGGCTTTGAGGTAAGTGCCAAGTATGCGAAGAAAATCACTTCCGACCTCAATCTCAACTTGGGTGTCAACTTGTCGTGGGCACGCAATGAGGTGAGCAAGTATATCGGCACACCGACCTATCCGCTGAAAGACCCCGTAGGCCACCGTGTAAACGAGGCATGGGGACTCAAGTCGGATGGCTTTTTCAAGGATGAGGCCGACATCAACGCCAGCTACCGTCAGGAATACTCTACCGTAAGCCCCGGTGACATCAAATATCAAGACCTCAACGGTGACAAGGTAATCAATGAGTTCGATGAGACCAGTCTCGGTGGCGCTACCGGCATCCCTGAACTTAACTACGCCTTCAATGTCGGTGTAGAATATAAAGGCTTCGGTCTGAACGCATGGTTCCAGGGCACTGGCAACTACATGAAGTATCTTCCGTCAGCAATATGGGGTGGCATGGCCGACAACGGCAACCTTTCGGTGGACTACTACAACAACTGCTGGGATGTGGCTGGCAACAACGCTCTCTATCCGCGTCTGACAACTCAGAACAACAGCAACAACAGTCAGGCAAGCAACGTATGGTACAAGCCTGTTCACTTCTTGAAGATGCGCAACATCGAGGTTTACTATAAAGTGCCTGCAACGGTGCTCTCGAAGCTCTCTCTTACCGCAGCCAAGGTGTTTGTTCAGGGCGAGAACCTTCTTTCCTTCGACAACGTCGACGCTATGGATGCTGAGGTACTTTCGACGGCATATCCCATGTTCAAGGGTGTCAACATAGGTGTCACATTAACTTTCTAA
- a CDS encoding glycosyl hydrolase family 18 protein, protein MRKVNLLILSALALLLSCGSMRAADKSAAPTSGRVVVAYVTSWSHIIPDPKYMTHINYAFGHVTETFDGVGIANEERLKQIVALKKQKHELKVLLSIGGWGSGRFSEMAADDKYRKAFARDCRRVVKEYGLDGIDIDWEYPTSKAANISASPEDTQNYTLLMRDIRKAIGRQKLLTLATVASAEYIDFKAILPYIDFVNIMSYDMGNAPKHHSALYSSDNSGWMTASKAVEAHLKAGVPASRLVMGMPFYGRGGKDYPDFQDFNKVGHAKGFRECWDETAQVPYLANKEGTLVFGYENPRSLAIKCQYILKQNLLGGMYWDYDGDNEQGDLRRTVYEGLMEQKPFHDRTYRVLVLTESAGQHKPFSDAALKWLIDESKVQNLQIQVLNSARLLAQKEVLENTDLVIQLDFPPYTWPKEAEQNFMDYIDKGRGGWIGFHHATLLGEFDGYPLWQWFSDFMGGIRFKNYIAPLADGTVRVEDSLHPVMKNVDAPFVLPDDEWYTYDKSPRPNVRVLAHVDESTYTPASDVRMGDHPVVWINENKAARNVYFQMGHSPKLFLSDDFTTMLRNAICWTLKK, encoded by the coding sequence ATGAGAAAAGTAAACTTACTAATCCTGTCCGCACTGGCCCTTTTGCTGTCATGCGGCAGCATGCGGGCGGCGGACAAATCGGCAGCCCCGACAAGTGGTAGGGTGGTAGTGGCATACGTCACCTCGTGGAGCCACATTATCCCCGATCCTAAGTACATGACACACATCAACTACGCCTTCGGACATGTCACCGAAACCTTTGACGGCGTAGGAATCGCCAATGAAGAACGATTGAAACAAATTGTAGCCTTAAAGAAGCAGAAACACGAATTGAAAGTGCTGCTCTCTATTGGAGGCTGGGGTAGCGGTCGCTTTAGCGAGATGGCCGCAGATGACAAGTACCGCAAGGCTTTTGCCAGAGACTGCAGGCGGGTGGTAAAGGAATATGGCTTGGATGGCATCGACATCGACTGGGAATATCCCACCAGCAAGGCTGCCAATATCTCCGCCTCGCCCGAAGACACGCAGAACTATACGCTGCTGATGCGCGACATCCGCAAAGCCATCGGACGGCAGAAGTTGCTGACGCTGGCCACCGTGGCCTCTGCAGAGTATATCGACTTCAAGGCGATTCTTCCTTACATTGATTTTGTCAATATCATGTCCTACGATATGGGGAATGCGCCGAAGCACCATTCGGCGCTTTATTCCTCGGACAACAGTGGATGGATGACGGCTTCCAAGGCTGTGGAGGCTCACCTCAAAGCAGGAGTCCCGGCCTCCAGGTTGGTGATGGGCATGCCTTTCTATGGCCGTGGCGGCAAGGATTATCCCGACTTTCAGGACTTCAACAAGGTGGGGCATGCCAAAGGCTTCCGTGAATGCTGGGACGAGACGGCGCAAGTGCCCTACTTGGCGAACAAAGAGGGCACATTGGTTTTTGGTTACGAGAATCCCCGTTCGCTGGCCATCAAGTGTCAGTACATCCTGAAGCAGAACCTGCTGGGTGGCATGTATTGGGATTACGACGGTGACAACGAGCAAGGCGACCTGCGCCGCACCGTCTATGAGGGATTGATGGAGCAGAAACCTTTCCACGACCGTACATACCGTGTGTTGGTGCTTACGGAGAGTGCCGGGCAGCACAAACCTTTCTCCGATGCTGCACTGAAGTGGCTGATAGACGAGAGCAAGGTGCAGAACTTGCAGATACAAGTGCTGAACAGTGCCCGCCTGCTGGCTCAGAAAGAAGTGCTGGAGAATACGGATCTCGTCATCCAGCTTGACTTTCCGCCTTACACTTGGCCAAAGGAGGCGGAGCAGAACTTCATGGATTACATTGACAAAGGTCGTGGCGGCTGGATTGGTTTCCATCATGCCACGCTGTTAGGCGAGTTCGACGGCTATCCCTTGTGGCAGTGGTTCTCCGACTTCATGGGCGGCATCCGCTTCAAGAACTACATTGCCCCGCTGGCCGACGGCACGGTGAGGGTGGAAGATTCGCTGCATCCGGTGATGAAGAATGTGGATGCCCCGTTCGTCCTCCCCGATGACGAGTGGTACACATACGACAAGTCTCCCCGCCCCAATGTCCGCGTCCTGGCACATGTCGATGAATCCACCTATACTCCGGCTTCGGATGTCAGAATGGGCGACCATCCGGTGGTGTGGATCAACGAGAACAAAGCTGCCCGGAACGTCTATTTCCAGATGGGGCATAGCCCGAAGCTCTTCCTCTCGGACGACTTCACAACAATGTTGCGCAACGCCATCTGCTGGACATTGAAGAAATAG
- a CDS encoding SusC/RagA family TonB-linked outer membrane protein, with protein sequence MGKLCRLHLLLLALLLPGVSFAQNLFKVQGCVTDEQKEPLIGATVQTKDKSKGTITDSSGNYVLSGVPKGSTLVFSYIGYKSKEVKATSTSLNVVLESDDEMLDEVVVIGYGQQRKVTLTGSVSNVGGKELLKSPAASLGNTLSGKLPGLQSVQYTGVPGADDPVIRIRGVGSFNSAEPLVLVDGVEREFSQIDPNEVQDISILKDASATAVFGVRGANGVILVTTRRGEMGKPTITLTTSVGLQQISKFLEPANSYEYATAYNHAQEVEGVAEDGWKFSKEAIQHWKDMDMPTVYPSTDWFKYLMNDHAWQQQYNINVSGGTERARYFISVGMLNQDGLFKTFDQGDDANFKYRRYNFRANLDIDLSKLSTLSVGIGGRIGRRNSIGNGEYNGQSGVFGVEGLLNHGTPMSGYGLDSEGRRIVSDPDLVGAVGSDGLGLIYQHGYTTQRQSVVNLDLQYKLKLDFITKGLDFRIKGSYNSDYTQQKARTTDGGISYKATIAKGEYKEDGSPKIVYVRQGDSWPLGYEEKKWGGRNWYAEASLNYTRNFGDHNFGALVLYNESKNYYPGGVYNSIPRGYVGMVGRVTYDYQTKYMVDFNMGYNGSENFAKGKRFGFFPSASLGWIISSEKFWEPIRNVVSYFKLRGSIGKVGNDQGVGRFLYLPGTWQFYTNNGGAWWTNDRTGNFGINNGVFMPGARESSNGNPDVTWETATKQNYGVDIHFFGDRLSLGVDLFWEDRKNILISNETTIAGISALKPNSINFGRVKNHGYEMTLRWTDHIGKVNYSIAPTFAFARNEVVEMAEVKKEFPHMYHTGHPVGQPFGYDFFEFYVPGETEQRYKEVYGVDMPDQQITLRPGDSVFADLTGDGKVDANDVHAIGYSDIPEYTGSVNATFNWKGLDFSMTWVGATHVNRQLSSFYTPAFGTGNQSMLNKWVYDNSWTESNPGASLPRISLEKSAREHNGSLSDPWMVDASYIRLKNLEIGYSFHIPGVPIKNIRVYANGYNLLTFTSFKANDPEAQAGYGSTRYPMTRVYNFGINFNF encoded by the coding sequence ATGGGAAAGTTATGCAGATTACATCTCCTGCTGTTGGCTTTGTTGCTACCGGGAGTGTCCTTCGCACAAAATCTTTTTAAAGTGCAAGGTTGTGTTACTGACGAGCAGAAGGAGCCACTTATCGGGGCTACCGTGCAGACTAAAGACAAGTCGAAAGGCACGATAACAGATAGCAGTGGCAACTATGTCTTGTCGGGAGTTCCCAAGGGTTCCACCTTGGTGTTTTCGTATATCGGCTACAAGTCGAAAGAAGTAAAGGCAACGTCTACTTCTCTTAATGTTGTTTTGGAATCGGATGATGAGATGCTCGATGAAGTGGTTGTCATCGGCTATGGCCAGCAGCGTAAGGTGACGCTGACGGGGTCTGTCTCCAACGTGGGTGGCAAGGAACTTCTCAAATCGCCGGCCGCATCGCTTGGCAACACCCTTTCGGGTAAGCTTCCGGGTCTCCAGTCGGTGCAGTATACCGGTGTTCCCGGTGCCGACGACCCTGTCATCCGCATCCGTGGTGTCGGTTCGTTCAATAGCGCCGAACCTCTCGTGCTTGTCGATGGTGTCGAGCGTGAGTTCAGCCAAATAGACCCGAACGAGGTGCAGGACATTTCTATTCTTAAGGATGCTTCCGCTACGGCTGTCTTCGGTGTACGTGGCGCCAACGGCGTTATTCTCGTCACTACCCGTCGCGGTGAGATGGGCAAGCCTACCATCACACTGACAACTTCGGTAGGTCTTCAGCAGATTTCCAAATTCCTTGAACCGGCAAACTCCTACGAGTATGCAACGGCTTACAATCATGCTCAGGAAGTGGAAGGAGTAGCCGAAGACGGATGGAAGTTCTCAAAAGAAGCTATACAGCACTGGAAGGACATGGATATGCCCACCGTTTATCCAAGCACCGACTGGTTTAAGTACCTGATGAACGACCACGCATGGCAGCAGCAATATAATATTAATGTGTCGGGTGGTACTGAACGTGCCCGCTATTTCATTTCTGTCGGTATGCTCAATCAGGATGGCCTTTTCAAGACCTTCGACCAAGGTGATGACGCAAACTTCAAATACCGCCGTTATAACTTCCGTGCCAACCTCGATATAGATTTATCTAAGCTGAGTACGCTTTCTGTCGGCATCGGTGGACGCATTGGCAGACGTAACTCTATCGGTAATGGTGAGTATAACGGTCAGTCGGGTGTCTTTGGTGTTGAGGGTCTTCTCAACCATGGTACGCCAATGTCGGGCTACGGTCTTGATAGTGAGGGACGTCGCATTGTTTCCGACCCTGACCTCGTTGGCGCAGTTGGCTCCGATGGTCTCGGTCTTATCTACCAGCACGGTTATACTACTCAGCGTCAGAGTGTCGTAAACCTCGACCTCCAGTACAAGCTCAAACTCGACTTTATCACCAAAGGTCTTGATTTCCGTATCAAGGGTTCCTACAACTCTGACTATACACAGCAGAAAGCACGTACTACCGACGGTGGTATCAGCTACAAGGCCACCATCGCTAAGGGTGAATACAAGGAAGACGGTTCTCCTAAGATTGTTTATGTCCGTCAGGGTGACTCATGGCCTCTTGGCTATGAAGAGAAGAAATGGGGGGGGAGAAACTGGTATGCAGAGGCGAGTCTCAACTATACCCGCAATTTCGGTGACCACAATTTCGGTGCGCTCGTTCTTTATAATGAATCTAAAAACTATTATCCCGGCGGTGTCTATAATTCTATCCCCCGTGGTTATGTGGGTATGGTAGGCCGTGTTACCTACGACTACCAGACTAAGTATATGGTAGACTTTAACATGGGCTATAACGGCTCGGAGAACTTCGCCAAGGGTAAGCGCTTTGGCTTTTTCCCTTCTGCTTCTCTCGGCTGGATAATCTCTTCCGAAAAATTCTGGGAGCCTATCCGTAACGTTGTTTCCTATTTCAAACTTCGCGGTTCTATCGGTAAGGTAGGTAATGACCAGGGTGTTGGTCGTTTCCTCTATCTGCCCGGCACATGGCAGTTCTACACCAATAACGGTGGTGCATGGTGGACCAACGACCGTACAGGTAACTTCGGTATCAACAACGGTGTGTTCATGCCTGGCGCGCGCGAATCCAGCAACGGCAATCCCGATGTTACTTGGGAAACAGCCACCAAGCAGAACTATGGTGTCGATATTCATTTCTTTGGAGACCGCTTGAGTCTCGGTGTCGACCTCTTCTGGGAAGACCGCAAGAACATCCTCATTTCCAATGAAACAACCATCGCAGGTATTTCCGCTCTCAAGCCCAACTCTATCAACTTCGGCCGTGTCAAGAACCATGGTTATGAAATGACTCTACGCTGGACCGACCACATAGGTAAAGTGAACTACTCGATAGCTCCTACATTCGCTTTCGCACGCAACGAGGTTGTGGAAATGGCGGAAGTGAAGAAGGAATTCCCGCACATGTACCATACAGGCCATCCTGTAGGTCAGCCTTTCGGCTACGACTTCTTTGAGTTCTATGTTCCCGGTGAAACCGAACAGCGCTACAAGGAAGTTTACGGTGTTGACATGCCGGACCAGCAGATAACATTGCGTCCCGGTGACAGCGTATTCGCAGACCTCACGGGTGATGGTAAGGTGGATGCCAACGATGTACATGCTATCGGCTATAGCGATATTCCTGAGTATACCGGTAGCGTAAACGCAACGTTCAACTGGAAGGGTCTTGACTTCTCCATGACTTGGGTAGGCGCCACCCACGTCAACCGTCAGCTCAGTTCTTTCTATACTCCGGCCTTCGGTACAGGTAACCAGTCAATGCTCAACAAATGGGTTTACGACAATTCTTGGACCGAAAGTAATCCCGGTGCCAGCCTGCCACGTATCTCTCTTGAGAAATCGGCGCGCGAGCATAACGGTTCACTTTCAGATCCTTGGATGGTGGATGCGTCGTATATCCGTCTGAAGAACCTTGAGATTGGTTATTCGTTCCACATACCCGGTGTGCCCATCAAAAACATCCGTGTTTATGCCAATGGTTATAACCTCCTTACTTTCACAAGCTTCAAGGCCAATGACCCGGAGGCACAAGCCGGCTATGGTAGCACGCGTTATCCTATGACCCGTGTTTACAACTTCGGTATCAACTTTAACTTCTAA
- a CDS encoding HU family DNA-binding protein — translation MAFFRKVKLNGKWYLRAVTSKHPATTDDVAKRLSLISTVSPGDTYAVLMGLGPILAQMMAEGKSVHLKGVGTFFYSCQSKKKGVDTPEEVSPLLITDIKVRFIPEYSRGRRGQVTERTLIDPDIEWVEMKKI, via the coding sequence ATGGCTTTTTTCAGGAAAGTGAAGCTAAATGGAAAATGGTATTTGAGGGCAGTAACCTCAAAACATCCGGCTACAACGGACGATGTAGCCAAACGATTGTCACTGATATCTACAGTCAGTCCGGGAGACACTTACGCGGTACTCATGGGGCTGGGGCCGATACTTGCCCAAATGATGGCGGAGGGAAAATCGGTACATCTGAAAGGCGTAGGAACTTTCTTCTACTCCTGCCAGTCGAAAAAAAAAGGCGTAGACACCCCCGAAGAGGTGTCTCCGCTATTAATCACCGACATTAAAGTGCGCTTCATCCCGGAATACAGCCGCGGACGACGCGGACAAGTGACGGAACGGACACTCATCGACCCGGATATAGAATGGGTGGAAATGAAGAAGATTTAA
- a CDS encoding RagB/SusD family nutrient uptake outer membrane protein has protein sequence MNLIKKLRIKAATIICVAAMMGMGSLNSCVDDINVGNAFLDKQPGVDVTVDTIFVKGENTKRFLWHMYGAMHNPFTYTGAIWYSHPDALTDICQSYCGWHNLGKYYGGDLTETDQDNGGFAKFPFIANGDGNARAGIWRTIREGWLFIENIDRVPDLSESEKSQLRGEVYVIMASRYLDAFRNFGGLPKVEHSFLAVDVVDGKRMGVLETAEFIDGLIQNAINEPGLPFFVQDQATNSGRLTKGSAYGLRVRLWNFVASPLFNSDKPYLEFTRNEENQDINQVWTGGYQSELWQKALKACEDFFQANSANGNYFALVQPTGNSEQDYCNAFRAAYWFRGNSEKVIEVHAGLGTNAWNGDWNVEGMDEFGMALFTLEYMEMFGMADGRNFPYDNVFNTDNPNNVDIFAGRDPRLYETMVVNRNNLVEQYGGRSSTEMWQGGNIDQAGITAVTDNPWSTRMKLFKYLRDNGYAAYYPTNFAYLRMADIHLCYAEALAQTGNLPKACEEINKVRARVGLGKVEVMNPGLNLTTNKDNFIEQLLKERACEFGYEDSRWYDLIRYKRSDIFKKQVHQLRVWRKDANGNKMDPADHDGDTSLEPGEPWPNCIYEKILCTNNIRVWWDTDNQTSKWTDKWYLSPISRDEINKGYGLNQNPGW, from the coding sequence ATGAATCTTATAAAAAAACTCAGAATAAAAGCTGCTACTATTATATGTGTAGCTGCCATGATGGGGATGGGCTCGCTGAACTCCTGTGTCGATGATATCAATGTCGGAAATGCCTTCCTCGACAAGCAGCCGGGTGTCGACGTGACCGTAGACACTATCTTTGTCAAAGGAGAGAATACAAAGCGTTTCCTCTGGCACATGTACGGCGCCATGCACAACCCTTTCACCTATACAGGTGCAATATGGTATTCTCACCCCGATGCTCTTACCGATATTTGTCAGTCGTACTGCGGATGGCACAATCTCGGAAAGTACTACGGTGGTGACCTCACCGAGACGGACCAGGATAACGGCGGCTTCGCCAAGTTCCCCTTCATCGCCAACGGTGACGGCAATGCCCGTGCAGGCATCTGGCGTACCATCCGTGAGGGTTGGCTTTTCATCGAGAATATCGATCGCGTTCCCGACTTGAGCGAATCAGAGAAGAGCCAGCTTCGTGGTGAGGTGTATGTCATCATGGCATCGCGCTATCTCGATGCTTTCCGCAACTTCGGAGGTCTTCCAAAAGTTGAGCACTCATTCTTGGCTGTTGATGTTGTAGATGGCAAGCGCATGGGCGTACTCGAGACAGCAGAGTTCATCGACGGGCTTATCCAGAACGCCATCAACGAGCCGGGGCTTCCTTTCTTTGTGCAGGATCAGGCCACCAACTCCGGACGTCTGACCAAAGGCTCAGCCTATGGTCTGCGTGTAAGGCTGTGGAACTTCGTGGCTTCGCCTCTGTTTAATAGTGACAAACCTTATCTTGAATTCACTCGCAACGAGGAGAACCAGGACATCAACCAAGTATGGACGGGCGGTTACCAGTCCGAACTTTGGCAGAAAGCACTGAAGGCTTGTGAGGATTTCTTCCAAGCCAATAGCGCCAACGGTAACTATTTCGCTCTTGTACAGCCCACCGGTAACAGTGAGCAAGACTATTGCAATGCTTTCCGTGCCGCCTATTGGTTCCGTGGCAACAGCGAGAAGGTGATTGAAGTTCATGCCGGTCTGGGTACAAACGCTTGGAATGGTGACTGGAACGTAGAAGGTATGGATGAGTTCGGTATGGCTCTCTTCACCCTCGAGTATATGGAGATGTTTGGCATGGCAGACGGTCGTAACTTCCCTTACGACAACGTGTTCAATACCGATAACCCCAACAATGTAGACATCTTTGCCGGTCGTGACCCGCGCCTCTACGAGACAATGGTGGTGAACCGCAACAATCTTGTCGAGCAATATGGTGGGCGTTCGAGTACGGAGATGTGGCAAGGCGGCAATATTGACCAAGCCGGCATTACTGCTGTTACCGACAATCCATGGTCTACCCGTATGAAGCTGTTCAAGTATCTCCGCGATAACGGTTATGCAGCATACTACCCGACCAACTTTGCTTATCTGCGTATGGCCGACATCCACCTTTGCTACGCCGAGGCACTCGCACAGACAGGCAATCTGCCGAAAGCCTGCGAAGAAATAAATAAGGTGCGCGCACGCGTAGGTCTTGGCAAGGTAGAGGTTATGAATCCAGGGCTCAACCTAACTACCAACAAGGACAACTTCATCGAGCAACTCCTTAAGGAACGTGCCTGTGAGTTCGGTTATGAAGACTCCCGCTGGTATGACCTCATCCGCTACAAGAGATCCGACATATTCAAGAAACAGGTACACCAGTTGCGTGTATGGCGCAAGGATGCCAACGGCAACAAGATGGATCCTGCCGACCACGATGGCGACACGAGTCTCGAACCCGGTGAACCTTGGCCGAACTGTATCTATGAGAAGATACTTTGTACCAACAATATCCGCGTATGGTGGGATACTGACAACCAGACGAGCAAGTGGACCGACAAATGGTATCTCTCGCCCATTTCACGTGATGAAATCAATAAGGGCTATGGCCTGAACCAGAACCCGGGTTGGTAA